Proteins encoded together in one Plectropomus leopardus isolate mb chromosome 19, YSFRI_Pleo_2.0, whole genome shotgun sequence window:
- the LOC121959072 gene encoding uncharacterized protein LOC121959072, translating to MTQTPSRNLQLTVSPQTSPAMTRTPSRNLQLTVSPQTSPAMTQTPSRNPTVDSEPANFSQTEGDTSGRGVDEEQALASASLLSSFRPLVAWEVCTTDIDLKTDEESVPCKTQLSGGSESKASEGGGGTREEQLANAGNNDTGLFFAKDDKQEENINQKLCTRGRDEMPENEEYEEHVNATLTGDAVSEDMEKSARGAEETEKAPHDPQKMDETIQVKEADDKMQLEDEQHLQAEDTDVKLCQIAGLSLGEEDNMHVEEVKVQRNEADEEVENSDGVPKLAFENECDKGTREAENQLSVCEELSDDHRDFNEVPGFASQHVELQMTYDKSSIVSEDELIVVEQERVMAHWSESVNDEDAKEKG from the coding sequence ATGACCCAAACTCCATCCAGGAATCTGCAGTTGACAGTGAGCCCACAAACATCACCAGCAATGACCCGAACTCCATCCAGGAATCTGCAGTTGACAGTGAGCCCACAAACATCACCAGCAATGACCCAAACTCCATCCAGGAATCCTACAGTTGACAGTGAGCCTGCCAACTTTAGCCAAACAGAAGGTGACACCAGCGGGAGGGGGGTGGATGAGGAACAGGCTCTTGCGTCAGCGTCTCTGCTTAGCTCATTTCGGCCACTTGTTGCCTGGGAAGTTTGCACCACAGACATCGACTTAAAGACTGATGAAGAAAGCGTGCCGTGCAAAACTCAGCTGAGTGGAGGCAGCGAGAGCAAAGCATCTGAGGGAGGTGGGGGCACCAGAGAGGAACAGTTGGCCAATGCAGGAAACAATGACACAGGGCTGTTCTTTGCTAAAGACGataaacaagaagaaaacatcAATCAGAAATTGTGCACTCGCGGACGTGATGAGATGCCAGAGAATGAAGAGTATGAAGAACATGTGAATGCAACACTGACAGGTGATGCAGTGAGTGAAGACATGGAGAAAAGTGCAAGAGGTGCTGAGGAGACTGAGAAGGCACCGCATGATCCtcaaaaaatggatgaaaccaTCCAAGTAAAGGAGGCGGACGATAAAATGCAGCTTGAAGATGAACAACATTTGCAGGCAGAAGACACTGACGTAAAATTGTGCCAGATTGCAGGTCTAAGTCTAGGAGAAGAGGATAACATGCATGTAGAGGAGGTGAAGGTGCAGAGGAACGAGGCAGATGAGGAAGTAGAAAACAGTGATGGTGTGCCAAAGCTTGCGTTTGAAAATGAATGTGATAAGGGAACAAGGGAAGCTGAAAATCAGCTCTCAGTCTGTGAAGAATTGTCAGATGATCACAGAGATTTCAATGAAGTCCCAGGCTTTGCTTCACAGCACGTTGAATTACAGATGACCTACGACAAAAGCAGCATTGTGTCTGAAGATGAGCTAATAGTTGTCGAGCAAGAGCGTGTGATGGCTCACTGGAGTGAAAGTGTTAACGATGAGGATGCGAAAGAGAAGGGATGA